CAAATGATAAAGCTCGCAATGAAATATTCACTTAGCATAACACTTTTGTAACGCATAATTCGAGTGCGCAGGGACAAAGCCAATTGTTTATACCCGCAAGTACTCACGCCCTCTTCAACTAACCttagaaatgtaataaaactgtaagaaataatcaataaacattttagaaaatacataatattaaattcgctCCAGAGTAGAtgcatacatgtatatatgtatatatacatttataaataacgtacctctaaatgtattgttatgatgtacataCGAGAGTATATTTTATCCGTACAATTCTTGAGCTAGGAGAAGTACTTTATTGTTATCGGTTCGTTTGTCGTACACCTAGAGCATACAGAGTTGTTTTCATGAAAGTGACAACGATTCCTATGGGTACATTTAGACCGACAAATATTATGGAACTATACGTTTGCTACGAGAtcgattaaatgtttaataattattattattagtagtatgataattgattttgtcttttgatgtataatattcgtaGTAAAAGCATATACAATACTGTGCGTCTATAAAAACTACGATAATAAGATACATttctttactatattattataataatattagatccTTAACCTactcagtaataataataatttgaggaAATTCCGtttgtgaaattatattttagttttttgtctgcattgtattacattttgcaaaaaaaattattgttattgcaaATAATTACTCTTACTCaatataattacctatgtatattagttataaagtatacacgtatatattaaCCTTAACCTATAGACATTTCAAAGATATGCTAAACAGCTAGTGATCATTTTTTACTCGCTCACTTCAACAGACAAGACATTATTCTCAAGACTTTCGAACGACATCatgtcataaaatttaaaattgggtGTTGTGacgttttttgtatataacacaataattacgTATGCGGATAAAGTACTTGGTTTAGGCGAGACCTTGGAGAGTTTCAGGTCAACAGCctctttctctctctttctttttaaatttgactgtATATCTCTCCTTTTCCGCCACCAACACTTCTCTCTTCCTCTATGGCTTCCCTTATAATTCTCTCTACTTTTTCTTTCACGGTTTCCTTTTTTTTACTCGGTATACTATCGTCGTTTTATATTCCTTCTGCTACTGTTATGATACTGCAGGGTTCAGCCGAATAGAAATCGATGTTATTTGCTACGTTTTGCCAGAACTTATGCAATTGAACACAGCCCGCTCCTATATTTGTCATcttataatgtgttatttttgaaatatataacattaagtaAAAGCATTTTAacggatttaatttaaatgtttgtgttTAATAACCATTATTAAACCAAAATCTATGGTATACTTTTACAAAGTTTAAATGTTACTATGATtcgttacaaataatatatcaaaaatattatatagtgtactactatataatttatagtaaaacattaaacccctaatgttatacttaacttttaaataataatttcagttaAATCCtcgtaaatcatataatacattatattatgatttaatttaaatttgttggtATTTTCAGATTATTAAGTGTACAAACCCTGCTCAAACTGTCTTGTTTAAGGGATGTATCCAAAATAGAGCGCCACAGGTGCCATTTTCCGGATGGACGagaggtaaatattataatatcctataataacaatgcaaaaaggaaaattaaagaaatataacttatgcattgattaaacactattttcataattaatgaCAGATAACTAGTTTGTATTTGGGtcgtaaactatatattttactacacaATTAAAACATTGTCAGTtaagtattgatttaatcactttgtattataattttagagggTTAACGTGCTTGAGCCCTCTCCAGCAGTCCGGAGGGGGCAGGCCGACGAGGGTATAAGAGGTGCACTCGACCATGTCCATTGCTGACACCGATTCTTCATTCTCCAGTGAAGAAAAAAGCCTATTCCGTCCGTTCACCCGCGAATCACTGAGGGCCATCGAACAGCGTATAGCTGAAGATCATGCTAAACAGAAAGAACTTGAGGAAAAAAGAGCTGAAGGGGAGGTGAGTTTGGTTGAACTCTGGCCAAATCGGCCGGAGTCCATCCCACGTTCTCGTCGTTAAATTTTAACCCTACTACCATATTTTTGGAAGCATAATTTATAGCCGAACACTTTTTGACGTccaaaataaaactacaattAGCTTTAAATGTGATTTAAATGTGGAATTTAAGACGGAACTAGTGTTTATCTGTGCCAAGTTCTGGAAACGatctaatattaatgttgtttgttttattatttgacaacAGCCCTTGCCATGgaagagaaataaaaataaagacgtaagcaagtagaaaaaaaaaatagaggaaatatatttataattaggcCACAAACTAGGGTAGAATTCATACATTATTCATATcttatgatacataatatgtacatattatatacattatacatattattattatattattaccatgtACATAATACGTACCAATTTATTCGctacctacttaatatttttagcaaaTGTACAAAAGCATGTTATCACACGAATTCTTAGTATCACATACCATATAATgtcaaagtaataattatacatagcaTCATGAGTCATGACCATGAgcttaacaaacaaaaatttttttataaaagatttatacatttaaatatattgatacatgcctatattatactgtaatgtACATTTAGTTAggtctgtaatataatattaaagtagttattgtaatttattaaggtgcgcatatatatatatatatatatatatacatagttatagTAGTTTCTAGAATAGTTTTCGCTAGACTAAACGCAAGTTAGCACTTTCGAAATAAAAGGAATgagctgtattattatatagtaacattACACTAAAACGccgtaataattatcattaattcagCTGATTAATTAaacttgattaataaaatgatcaaGGAATAACCATAAATGCGTTCTGGTTGGaccatattaaatgtttattatcggAATACCTAATCATCTGACTAAGAAAAgtatcaaaacatttaaaagcaAATAGTAACTAcctataaacttaataatagatacctactaatttaatttactttttaaggtCTTTGAACAAATGTCGAAATTCCCTGCCATTTCAAAACCATATTACAGTCATAATCAATtgaattgcataaaatatatatacattatgttttattcgtacacatatttataggttttattttcgtttgcTAAATAATATCGACTAACACATTTTAAcgataatcataaaattataggtatttaatttattttctctgtaaataaacattataataaacattgaacAGAGTTACATactttgataacaaatataactCACATGAAATGAATGCATGATTGATTCTATCTCCATACTCATATTACTGTTGCAATTAAATTCATCTTTAAAGAGTTTTTATAGCTAACTAATACATaagaaaaactaataacaacataagtttactgtacaatgtacacgaataatatgacttttgtttaaattattttcattaactttCATAATACAACTTAATGTAAAGATTTATGCAGATAATTTGACGGTTAAACAGACTTCttgatgttttgttttttgtatgaaaacaaaacattttgttacTTATCATTCGTTCTAGGAAaaatgttggtttttttttttaattttctgtattacaaaataatgctAACCTTTCCGAAAAATTTTACAACGAATAAAAAACacgtttaattaatagttacatTAAATCGATTGACTAATTCACGATGGAAAAATGTTCACGAcctttaataacttaaatgcGTGGACTACGATTGTGGTCTGTGCCGTAATAATAGAAACGCATTGTATTGTATGCCGATCCGGTGTACTATGGTGTACCAGGTGATGACGTGACAATTTGCGTTCACATTGTGGTCGAACACAATGTAGTGCAACTTAACATGATAAAACTTTGTCGTATCGAATCGGTaaaatcatttgaaatatatgCCACCAACACGATGCACGTAATTATAACGTCAAAATGCATTGTGAATTGCGATCGTTGGACTGTCCATATTCACATACACGCGCGtgcttagaaaatataattaataccatACCTACCACCAAGTTATTTACatcgtttttaaatgttaaacgttacaaaatattctataaaaaaaaccccgTGTACCTATGAACTATGCCAATACACAAGCGATTGTCGTTTTGATAGAGACGTTTGCGtagataatactattaaacaattgttgacataatataataaactatagagtaattatcgattataataatcgtgcaaaattatacttaacagagaaacacattaaaattatatttaaaaaaaatgtacacttaATTAGGTGGATAATACATCGTCCAAGAAACATTATACGTTAAAACACATCATAGTCTATATCAATGGTTGTTGtagttaacaaatattataatattacgcataTTAAGGCAAGAGAGTAGGTGGCGTCTAGAATTTTGACGTCGTCAAGTGTATAAAGTAtacagaataattataattatttttaggtggttgcaaaaattaaattcggtGGCATGGGACCACCCAGACGAACCCTAAACACCCCATCCCCAGTTTTTTAGCCTTTGATCTGTAACATAAGTGTCCACAAtacttatcattaaatattataatataacacgctaaaacaacaaatagtatataatagctGCTTCATCGTcgtataatttgtaatcttatagtatgattttgttttcatcATAAATAgtatcatactatattataatatcgatataGTCGTGTATGCGAACATCGTTTGATCGAGTTTCACTGACGAAACTCGCCGATGATTTCGCGTAAACTCGGTTAGTCGTACAACTCTATTGTTAACAGGTTCGGTATGAGGACGAGGACGAAGATGAAGGTCCCCAGCCGGACGCGACTCTGGAACAAGGAGCTCCACTGCCGGTCCGTTTGGTCGGCACGTTCCCACCGGAATTAGCGTCCGTACCGCTCGAGGATATCGACCCTTACTATCACAATCAAAAAGTAAGCACGGCCCGGGTTTACGCCACCATGGTCTTCACCGCTGCGGAAGTCCATTCGCGGTCTCGGGCAGCGGTGGTGACGACAGTGGCAGAGCGGACGCTCGtccttacataatatacatatatatgatgtcatgaacatttaataatactattatggtGTTGCCTATGACATGGCAAAAACAACCGTCCatcattttgttgtttttgttttcgcAGACTTTTGTAGTAATTAGCAAAGGAAAAGATATCTTCAGGTTCAGCGCCACCGATGGCCTCTGGGCTCTCGATCCCTTCAACCCTATCCGCCGGGTGGCTATTTACATATTAGTCCACCCGATATTTTCTGTAACAATCATCACTACTATACTTACAAACTGTGTGTTCATGATAATGCCCCCAACTCCGACTATTGAAGCGTCTGAGTAAGtcgatcaataataataaaacatttttttttttttgtaaattttactgtctatttgttaaaattttgtttttgtttttattttatttgtattattactgttattgttattgtcattattattattattattgttattattactattattgttattgttattatatcctataataatatctataacgttcacacattatattatgttccaatttatattcttattcaaccttaggtttatattatattttattagaacttaccaaaatttatataactaatgattattattattattattattattattattattattattatacgttagtGAGTCTTAGCTTATACATACTAGATCGCTAGCGAACTTGGTAAATTGTTGAGGATAGtgttattatgtgtatgtagAGTTAggatgattattgatttttataatttatgtttcatattGTAATCTAATCGTTTCCAGAGTAATATTTACCGGCATCTACACATTCGAATCGGCTGTGAAAGTAATGGCCCGAGGTTTCATATTAGAACACTTCACCTATCTTAGAGATGCATGGAATTGGCTAGACTTCATTGTTATTGCATTAGCGTGAGTAGTAGAAGTAGATTTGTAGATACCTACCGTTATTAGGGCGATATAACCACAATTGAAGacataatgtattttgttttgatggTGGAAGAGGGAAAGGGTTAAGGTTAGCAGGGtgctataaaatcaaatttgggTTTATtcactttcaaaaaaaaaaaaataataataataaaattatcgtaaatgggaaattacttttttgttttattttacgtacctacctatgtTATTGATGTTAATAGACGTATTTAtcggtacattattattgtttttgtatcgaatttcaaaatatatatatattttgtttatagtttaGTGTAATCGTTTTTACTCGGAATTTAGACCTATAGCTGATACTATTTAGAATcgggttttaaattaaacatagccatattaaaatatatatgtttatatatatattatatttacatacatatagtatatattattatttaactagtaTACTTAGTGTATAGCCCTTTGTTTTAGAAGGtaggtttaaatattttgtggacTATCGGTATCCAAATATTAActagtacattataataacttaattatagcATGTgtagttaaatattgtaattttcagTTACGTTACTATGGGTATAGAACTTGGAAATTTAGCGGTTCTTCGAACATTTCGAGTACTGCGAGCGCTCAAAACTGTAGCCATTGTGCCtggtaaatataaaacgatataattatatgctatactaatatgttttttggccttatattgatattgttaacattggtttttattaagagataaatatgtaaaatttggatgatttattttttttaggattaAAGACTATCGTTGGAGCTGTGATAGAATCCGTGAAAAACCTCAGGgatgtcataatattaacaatattttcactATCTGTGTTCGCATTACTgggattacaaatttatatggGCGTGTtaacacaaaaatgtataaaatattttcctacTGACGGCTCAGCCGGAAATTTAACCAATGAAAATTGGTTTGCGTTCATGTCGAATTCATgtatgtaaacatattttcgttatttatataagtacaatgtaataactataactGTATTCGTGTAATACAGCGAATTGGCAACCTGGTGAAGAAGAACCAGATGAGTATCCATTATGCGGGAATGGTACAGGCGCTGGGTGAGTATACgttataatagatatgtatgttttgattacaattataatttatttattttttgttttagtcaATGCAAGGAAGGTTATATGTGTATCCAAGGCTTTGGAATAAATCCTAATTATGGATACACAAGTTTTGATACATTTGCATGGGCTTTACTATCGGCTTTTAGATTAATGACTCAAGACAACTGGGAAGCATTATACCAACAGGTACTTGATGTTGGCagactatatatatttgttcatatatgactcgtattataatttaaaagttaaaattaatatttgtttatactatacattttatgtaaatatttatgattattattatgattatatcatACTTGGTTTGTTTTGTCTAAAAAGTTGTATAATGTTCATATCTAGGTGTTAAGAGCAGCCGGGCCATGGCATATGTTCTTCTTCATTGTGATTATATTTCTCGGTTCGTTTTATCTTGTCAATTTGATATTAGCCATCGTAGCAATGTCATACGACGAGTTGCAGAAAAAAGCTGAAGAAGAAGAGGCAGCCGAAGAAGAAGCGATCAGGGTGAGTTGTTCACGATCGAACTGAACGCCCTAACGTGTAATAATTAACGAGTTTTGTATAACGTGCAGGAAGCGGAACAAGCGGCTAAAGACAGGGAGGTCCGGAGGCAAGCTCACGAGGAAAGAGTGGCGGAACGTGCGGAGAGAGCGCGGCACGTCACCCAACATCCGAAATCGCCTTCGGACTTTTCGTGCCAAAGCTACGACAATATGTTTGCCGATGGCCAAGACCGAGGGATTGGCAACGATCATCATAGAGAGAAAATGAGTCTGCGGTCGGTGTCGATCACGAGCCACGACAAACATTCGGACACCGGGAGTGTGGACAGGCAGAGTGGCAAAACAAGAAAAGTACGCCTCGTGCACGACTCAGGGTCGTGTTGGGAAAAAACTCAATTACGAAATTTAAATCACTATTACTTAcaagtattttttcttaaatgtcTAAATGTCCaacgttatttaatttaacaaaaataatataagtacaggTAGGTAtagtcttataaattataagtcatAATCCTTTAGTAACGACACgagaaataaatgttaaatattaataatatatacaaccgacatattatttgttgaaatccattatttttaaataatatgtacatctaATCTTCATAAACTCTGTTCATCTTTTAACAATAGAGTTTTTTCCCAGCACTACAGTTATGTACGGTCGCAATTTTTTTCCGGAACATCTGTCACGTTTCGTTTTGATTCCAGGCAAGTCTCAGCCTGCCGGGATCGCCGTTCAACATCCGACGGGCGTCGCGGGGCAGTCACCAACTGTCACACCGGAACGGTAGACCAAGGTTCACCGGAGCGGATACCAAGCCGTTGGTCTTAAACACGTTACTCGACGCGGAGGTAAGTGCGAAAGATAGTCTCAAACTCTAGCACGTCGTCTCGAACCTGCGTTGTCtgaacacacacacaaaacgAATTAGGCCCCATGATACACCTGCGCGGACAAAGTCCCCTTACACTTATTGtcacaaatatattacaagaataatgtttttattctcCTAATCGTGTTACTCGATTTTATAcagattataaattgtaaatgattGGGGCAATCGCCGAtcgattatttcattaaacattatttttagatttataaactAGCGGTTAGGTAATTAAGTCGGATGGTCGTAAACCGTCTCCTTTGATCggtaatatctaaataattgacAACTATCGATGTCGTTAAAGTTGAATTAGTGGTAATTGCGTATTAGTGTGTAAGGAACAATATGGAAATTTGTAAGCTTCCCCCCCTCCCCCGAACAAAAATTCTAAACACGTGCTTGAAACTTTCAGGAACATTTACCGTATGCTGACGACTCAAACGCAGTGACGCCCATGAGCGAGGAGAATGGAGCCATCATCGTACCCGTGTCATACGCGAACTTCGGTTCGAGGCACAGCAGTTACACGTCACACACGTCCCGAATTACGTATACGTCGCATGCGGATCTGTTCAAACCACCCATGACCAAAGAGAGGCAGCTGAGGTCGAGGTCAGCCAGAAACTATTTCAATCCATCTGATCAAAGATACCACCGAGACGTAAGGCATCCAGACAGTAGTAATAGTGATACGCAGACATACGTATCCATGTCCCATACCCACTATTATTTAGATACTAACTGATCGCACTGGGATTTCAGGATGATTACGATTCGAGTTCCATGTCCAAATCGAAACAAAAAGTGGACGAGTGCGGTTATAACGATTCACAAAAACACACGGTTGTCGACATGAGAGGTAAACCGATTGCGTCCAAATATCTATgtgctgtatattattattattattattattacgtggatattaaattattcatctaaTGACGACCACACAAAGCCGTTAAATCGTTAGATAATGTGTCATAACCTGTTGTGTTATAGTCTATTATCAAaccgtaaatattatgttttaaatgtttatttgtggtttatctttttttttaaactatatacatatttgattaATGCTTCTacgacttataaattatatatttaaagttaagctCTCTTTTCGTTCATTCCTAGACCCACCGCTGTACGGAGATGATAGCGGtgcaataatcaaaataatatgcttaaattatatgcaatattGTTTTAGACGTGATGGTGTTGAACGATATCATCGAACAGGCAGCCGGACGTCAGAGTAGGGGTAGTGAAAAAGCAGGTATGTGCTTAACTAATAAATTCGTATCTATACATACTTcttgttgtttttgttgtcGTTGTTGaatgtgtgtaataataataataatgtaattacttGTGTCTTATGTTTATGTCCTACGCGTCATATTTGTGATAACGTAATACATCTCTcaagacaataaaaaaaaaaaaaaaaaaacgctgtataaacaatacattgCTATCACCCTGTATAGATTTGCATGTTAAATGTGCTCATATAGTCTCATACACCATAATATCTGTGTTGACACGATTAATTGTCTTTCATTAGACGTAGTACACTTCATTCTGTATTGGTTCTTCTTGTTTTAGGAATGGACAtgttactttaataaaatataaacattcctacaatatattaaatacttacaacAGTATTTACTATGATAGGATAGATAGGTTATATGTATACTGCATCtaagatacaatataatttttttttctttttttagtaagtaaaatttctaaaatcatTAGAATTTAGcttagttatttatacttacttatattatacaagtgattatgtataatattttaaatattttaatatctttgtCAAAAATCTAGATAGTG
This sequence is a window from Rhopalosiphum maidis isolate BTI-1 chromosome 1, ASM367621v3, whole genome shotgun sequence. Protein-coding genes within it:
- the LOC113549486 gene encoding sodium channel protein para-like isoform X1, with amino-acid sequence MSIADTDSSFSSEEKSLFRPFTRESLRAIEQRIAEDHAKQKELEEKRAEGEPLPWKRNKNKDVRYEDEDEDEGPQPDATLEQGAPLPVRLVGTFPPELASVPLEDIDPYYHNQKTFVVISKGKDIFRFSATDGLWALDPFNPIRRVAIYILVHPIFSVTIITTILTNCVFMIMPPTPTIEASEVIFTGIYTFESAVKVMARGFILEHFTYLRDAWNWLDFIVIALAYVTMGIELGNLAVLRTFRVLRALKTVAIVPGLKTIVGAVIESVKNLRDVIILTIFSLSVFALLGLQIYMGVLTQKCIKYFPTDGSAGNLTNENWFAFMSNSSNWQPGEEEPDEYPLCGNGTGAGQCKEGYMCIQGFGINPNYGYTSFDTFAWALLSAFRLMTQDNWEALYQQVLRAAGPWHMFFFIVIIFLGSFYLVNLILAIVAMSYDELQKKAEEEEAAEEEAIREAEQAAKDREVRRQAHEERVAERAERARHVTQHPKSPSDFSCQSYDNMFADGQDRGIGNDHHREKMSLRSVSITSHDKHSDTGSVDRQSGKTRKASLSLPGSPFNIRRASRGSHQLSHRNGRPRFTGADTKPLVLNTLLDAEEHLPYADDSNAVTPMSEENGAIIVPVSYANFGSRHSSYTSHTSRITYTSHADLFKPPMTKERQLRSRSARNYFNPSDQRYHRDDDYDSSSMSKSKQKVDECGYNDSQKHTVVDMRDVMVLNDIIEQAAGRQSRGSEKAVSTVYVFPTDEDAVDGEDEEEEDEEPTFREKFQVWLLKFIDTFCVWDCGWPWLKFQQGLAFIVFDPFVELYITLCIVVNTLFMALDHHEMDPKLDFILNKANVFFSATFGVEAALKLMAMSPKYYFQMGWNIFDFIIVILSVVELLSAGYQGLSVLRSFRLLRVFKLAKSWPTLNLLISIMGRTIGALGNLTFVLCIIIFIFAVMGMQLFGKNYTEKMYLFKDHELPRWNFTDFLHSFMIVFRVLCGEWIESMWDCLHVGEPTCIPFFLATVVIGNLVVLNLFLALLLSNFGSSNLSVPTADSDTNKITEAFERIGRFNKWMKMHIMNFLKALRAKITNQISVQASGRDRDIDLPVDETIVDVIAPFKDTKEPVEMTIGDGMEFTIPGDVKQKIKKNQVGNSIGNHQGNKVGNDYKKESFDLDSLKC
- the LOC113549486 gene encoding sodium channel protein para-like isoform X2; the protein is MSIADTDSSFSSEEKSLFRPFTRESLRAIEQRIAEDHAKQKELEEKRAEGEPLPWKRNKNKDVRYEDEDEDEGPQPDATLEQGAPLPVRLVGTFPPELASVPLEDIDPYYHNQKTFVVISKGKDIFRFSATDGLWALDPFNPIRRVAIYILVHPIFSVTIITTILTNCVFMIMPPTPTIEASEVIFTGIYTFESAVKVMARGFILEHFTYLRDAWNWLDFIVIALAYVTMGIELGNLAVLRTFRVLRALKTVAIVPGLKTIVGAVIESVKNLRDVIILTIFSLSVFALLGLQIYMGVLTQKCIKYFPTDGSAGNLTNENWFAFMSNSSNWQPGEEEPDEYPLCGNGTGAGQCKEGYMCIQGFGINPNYGYTSFDTFAWALLSAFRLMTQDNWEALYQQVLRAAGPWHMFFFIVIIFLGSFYLVNLILAIVAMSYDELQKKAEEEEAAEEEAIREAEQAAKDREVRRQAHEERVAERAERARHVTQHPKSPSDFSCQSYDNMFADGQDRGIGNDHHREKMSLRSVSITSHDKHSDTGSVDRQSGKTRKASLSLPGSPFNIRRASRGSHQLSHRNGRPRFTGADTKPLVLNTLLDAEEHLPYADDSNAVTPMSEENGAIIVPVSYANFGSRHSSYTSHTSRITYTSHADLFKPPMTKERQLRSRSARNYFNPSDQRYHRDDDYDSSSMSKSKQKVDECGYNDSQKHTVVDMRDVMVLNDIIEQAAGRQSRGSEKADEDAVDGEDEEEEDEEPTFREKFQVWLLKFIDTFCVWDCGWPWLKFQQGLAFIVFDPFVELYITLCIVVNTLFMALDHHEMDPKLDFILNKANVFFSATFGVEAALKLMAMSPKYYFQMGWNIFDFIIVILSVVELLSAGYQGLSVLRSFRLLRVFKLAKSWPTLNLLISIMGRTIGALGNLTFVLCIIIFIFAVMGMQLFGKNYTEKMYLFKDHELPRWNFTDFLHSFMIVFRVLCGEWIESMWDCLHVGEPTCIPFFLATVVIGNLVVLNLFLALLLSNFGSSNLSVPTADSDTNKITEAFERIGRFNKWMKMHIMNFLKALRAKITNQISVQASGRDRDIDLPVDETIVDVIAPFKDTKEPVEMTIGDGMEFTIPGDVKQKIKKNQVGNSIGNHQGNKVGNDYKKESFDLDSLKC
- the LOC113549486 gene encoding sodium channel protein para-like isoform X4 translates to MSIADTDSSFSSEEKSLFRPFTRESLRAIEQRIAEDHAKQKELEEKRAEGEVRYEDEDEDEGPQPDATLEQGAPLPVRLVGTFPPELASVPLEDIDPYYHNQKTFVVISKGKDIFRFSATDGLWALDPFNPIRRVAIYILVHPIFSVTIITTILTNCVFMIMPPTPTIEASEVIFTGIYTFESAVKVMARGFILEHFTYLRDAWNWLDFIVIALAYVTMGIELGNLAVLRTFRVLRALKTVAIVPGLKTIVGAVIESVKNLRDVIILTIFSLSVFALLGLQIYMGVLTQKCIKYFPTDGSAGNLTNENWFAFMSNSSNWQPGEEEPDEYPLCGNGTGAGQCKEGYMCIQGFGINPNYGYTSFDTFAWALLSAFRLMTQDNWEALYQQVLRAAGPWHMFFFIVIIFLGSFYLVNLILAIVAMSYDELQKKAEEEEAAEEEAIREAEQAAKDREVRRQAHEERVAERAERARHVTQHPKSPSDFSCQSYDNMFADGQDRGIGNDHHREKMSLRSVSITSHDKHSDTGSVDRQSGKTRKASLSLPGSPFNIRRASRGSHQLSHRNGRPRFTGADTKPLVLNTLLDAEEHLPYADDSNAVTPMSEENGAIIVPVSYANFGSRHSSYTSHTSRITYTSHADLFKPPMTKERQLRSRSARNYFNPSDQRYHRDDDYDSSSMSKSKQKVDECGYNDSQKHTVVDMRDVMVLNDIIEQAAGRQSRGSEKADEDAVDGEDEEEEDEEPTFREKFQVWLLKFIDTFCVWDCGWPWLKFQQGLAFIVFDPFVELYITLCIVVNTLFMALDHHEMDPKLDFILNKANVFFSATFGVEAALKLMAMSPKYYFQMGWNIFDFIIVILSVVELLSAGYQGLSVLRSFRLLRVFKLAKSWPTLNLLISIMGRTIGALGNLTFVLCIIIFIFAVMGMQLFGKNYTEKMYLFKDHELPRWNFTDFLHSFMIVFRVLCGEWIESMWDCLHVGEPTCIPFFLATVVIGNLVVLNLFLALLLSNFGSSNLSVPTADSDTNKITEAFERIGRFNKWMKMHIMNFLKALRAKITNQISVQASGRDRDIDLPVDETIVDVIAPFKDTKEPVEMTIGDGMEFTIPGDVKQKIKKNQVGNSIGNHQGNKVGNDYKKESFDLDSLK
- the LOC113549486 gene encoding sodium channel protein para-like isoform X3, producing MSIADTDSSFSSEEKSLFRPFTRESLRAIEQRIAEDHAKQKELEEKRAEGEVRYEDEDEDEGPQPDATLEQGAPLPVRLVGTFPPELASVPLEDIDPYYHNQKTFVVISKGKDIFRFSATDGLWALDPFNPIRRVAIYILVHPIFSVTIITTILTNCVFMIMPPTPTIEASEVIFTGIYTFESAVKVMARGFILEHFTYLRDAWNWLDFIVIALAYVTMGIELGNLAVLRTFRVLRALKTVAIVPGLKTIVGAVIESVKNLRDVIILTIFSLSVFALLGLQIYMGVLTQKCIKYFPTDGSAGNLTNENWFAFMSNSSNWQPGEEEPDEYPLCGNGTGAGQCKEGYMCIQGFGINPNYGYTSFDTFAWALLSAFRLMTQDNWEALYQQVLRAAGPWHMFFFIVIIFLGSFYLVNLILAIVAMSYDELQKKAEEEEAAEEEAIREAEQAAKDREVRRQAHEERVAERAERARHVTQHPKSPSDFSCQSYDNMFADGQDRGIGNDHHREKMSLRSVSITSHDKHSDTGSVDRQSGKTRKASLSLPGSPFNIRRASRGSHQLSHRNGRPRFTGADTKPLVLNTLLDAEEHLPYADDSNAVTPMSEENGAIIVPVSYANFGSRHSSYTSHTSRITYTSHADLFKPPMTKERQLRSRSARNYFNPSDQRYHRDDDYDSSSMSKSKQKVDECGYNDSQKHTVVDMRDVMVLNDIIEQAAGRQSRGSEKAVSTVYVFPTDEDAVDGEDEEEEDEEPTFREKFQVWLLKFIDTFCVWDCGWPWLKFQQGLAFIVFDPFVELYITLCIVVNTLFMALDHHEMDPKLDFILNKANVFFSATFGVEAALKLMAMSPKYYFQMGWNIFDFIIVILSVVELLSAGYQGLSVLRSFRLLRVFKLAKSWPTLNLLISIMGRTIGALGNLTFVLCIIIFIFAVMGMQLFGKNYTEKMYLFKDHELPRWNFTDFLHSFMIVFRVLCGEWIESMWDCLHVGEPTCIPFFLATVVIGNLVVLNLFLALLLSNFGSSNLSVPTADSDTNKITEAFERIGRFNKWMKMHIMNFLKALRAKITNQISVQASGRDRDIDLPVDETIVDVIAPFKDTKEPVEMTIGDGMEFTIPGDVKQKIKKNQVGNSIGNHQGNKVGNDYKKESFDLDSLK